Genomic segment of Candidatus Methylomirabilota bacterium:
GATCCGGCCGGGCCTGATCGCCGGCGCGACGTTCTCGCTGATCATCTCGTTCGACGAGTTCACCGTGTCGCTGTTCCTGACCGGGCCCGGCCTGATGACGCTGCCGCTGGAGATCTACAACTACACCGAGTACACGATCGACCCCACGATCGCGGCGATCTCGACGCTGTTGATCGTGTTGTCGGTGGCGGTCATCGTGGCGATCGAGCGGTGCCTGGGGTTCGAGCGCCACTTCCAGCTCTGAGGGGGCGCCGTGCCGATCCCCGTCGCATCCCGTCGTCCTCGGCCCTCGCCGGCCCTCAACGTATGCGGCATACGCCTCGGCGCGGCTCCGGCCTGCGTCCTAGGGCTGCTCGGGTCTCGGCCGGCGCCGCGCCATATCATGTTCCCCGCAGATGCCCCGATGGGGCAAGGAGGTCCTATGAGCGAGCATGTCGAGAAAGAACATCTGCTCCGGTGCTTCGGGCACGACGTCGCGCGACGCCAGGTCCTGAAGAGCCTGATCGCCGCCGGCGCCGGTCTCGGGGCCCTGACGGCCTTCGCCGAGCGGCTGGCCTCGGCGGCCGCGGCTGACGCGGCCGAGCTGACCATCTTCGCGTGGCCGGGGCTCGTCCCCGACATCCTCAAGGAGCGGTCGGTCGCCCCTTTCCACAAGGCCTACCCGCAGGTGAAGGTCAACCTCGACATCAGCACCAACGCCGTCATGTACCCCAAGATGCTGGCGGCCCGGAACAACCCCGTGATCAGCGGCGGGATGTTCAACGACATCTTCGTCCAACGGGGCATCGTGGACGGCCTGTGGGTTAAGCCGAACGACGAGTACATGCCCAACAAGAAGGCGATCCCGTCCGAGCTCATGCCGCCCGGCGGTCACGGGGTCGTCTTCCAGTTCACGCCCTTCGGCATCATGTACAACCCGGACCGGGTGGAAAAGCCCAAGTCCTGGGCCGATCTCTGGGACCCGAGGTACAAGGGCCGGGTCGAGATGTGGGACAGCTACTTCGACGCTTACATCGCGGCCGCCGTCATGAACGGCAAGGGCCCGAGCGTGGAGGAGGGGATCAAGCTCTGGACGTCCCACAAGCAGAACATCGGGGCCTGGACCACCTCGCCCACCAAGGCGGAGGACGACGTCTCCCGCGGCGAGATGTGGCTCGCCCCCCACTGGGGCTCGTGGGCAGAGCAGGCCCGCTCGACCGGGAAGAAGGTCGCCTTCACCATTCCCAAGGAGGGCGCCGTGCAGTGGGGCGGCCACATGGTCACCGTCTCCGGCTTCCCCCCGAAGGTCACCGAGCTGACCCAGCGCTATCTCGACACCTGGAACTCGGAGGACTGCCAGCTCGGCTGGGTCACCAAGGGCTTCTTCGGCCCCGCCAACCGGAGCGTGAAGATCCCGCCGGAGCTCCTCAAGCTCGAGGCCATGATGACGGCGGAGGACGCCGCCAAGAAGCTGATCCGCTACGACGTGAAGGCGGTCGGCGAGAAGATCCCGCGGCTCAAGGCGATGATCGACCAGACCCTCAAGGTGTGATCCCGGCCACCCTGCGGCCCGGCGGCGTCCCAGCGGCGCCGCCGGGCCAGCCACGCGGATGACCGAACCCGTCGACGTCCACCTGGAACGCGTCAGCAAGCGCTTCGGCCCCGTCGCCGCCGTCGACGACGTTTCGCTCGAGGTTCGTCAGGGCGAAGTGCTGGCGCTCCTGGGCCCCAGCGGGTGCGGCAAGACGACCACGCTCCGCATCGTCGCGGGCTTCGAGGACCCGGACACCGGCGCGGTGCGGATCCGCGGCACGGTCGTCAACGACATCCCGACCTACCGGCGCAACCTCGGAATGGTCTTCCAGCACTACGCCCTGTTCCCCCACATGTCGGTCTTCGACAACGTGGCCTTCGGCCTCCGGATGCGCGGCGTCGGGCGAGGGGACGTGCGCCGGCGGGTCTCGGAGGCCATGACCCTGGTGCGGCTCGAGGGGCTGGAAGAGCGGTTCCCCTCCCAGCTCTCGGGTGGCCAGCAGCAGCGGGTGGCGCTGGCTCGGGCGGTGGTGACGAAGCCGGCGGTGTTGCTCCTGGACGAGCCCCTGGGAGCGCTCGACAAGAAGCTCCGCGAACAGATGCAGGTCGAGATCCGGGCGCTGCAGCGCGAGGTCGGGATCACGACGATCTTCGTGACCCATGATCAGGAGGAGGCGCTGACGCTGGCGGACCGGATCGCCGTGATGGAACGGGGCGCAATCGTGCAGATCGGGACGCCCACCGAGATCTACGAGCGGCCGCGCTCGCGCTTCGTCTCGGACTTCATCGGGATCTCGAACTTCCTGGCCGGCCGGATCGTCGCACGGGGCGCCGAGGCGCTCACCGTGGAGCTGCCGGCCGCGCTCCGTCTGCAGGCCGCGGGGGTGGACGGACTCGCCGTGGGAGACCCGGTGGAGCTGGCGATCCGCCCGGAGAAGATCCGGCTGGCGGCGGCGCCTCTCCCGGCGGCCAACTGCGTGGCCGGCCAGGTGGAGCACCTCGTGTACCTGGGCGCGGTGACGTATTACTACCTGCGGATCGCCGGGGAGGTCCGCCTCGTCGTCATGGAGCAGAACCAGACCGCGCGGCCCGAGCGCCCGCCCTACCCCGTCGGGACGACCGTCTATGCCGGCTGGGACACCGAGAGCACGGTTCCCCTCAAGCAGCCCGCCTGAGGGCAGGAGCGTGTCGGAGTAACCCGACCCGCGCCGACCACCGAGCCCGCGGTGCATCGAGGAGCGCTCCGAGCGGCGGCTTCGCCGCCGCCACGACGGGGGGGCATCGGGGGGTCTTCCGAGACCCCCCCGAAATGACCTAGCCGCGGGGAGGGACGAAGGCGCCCAGGATGCTGGCCAGCTCGGCCGGGTCCACGGGCTTCACCAGGTGGGTGTCGAAGCCGGCCTCGAGCGCGCGCCGGCGGTCGGCCGGCTGCCCGTAGCCGGTGAGCGCGATGAGGTACATTCGCTGGCCTTCCGGCGTGGCGCGCAGGCGCCGCGCCACTTCGTAGCCGTCGAGGCCGGGCAGCCCGATGTCGATGAGCGCGAACTCGGGGCGCGACCGGCAGGCCAGCTCCAGGCCACGGACGCCGTCCTCGGCCACCTCCACGCGGTGGCCGCCCAGCTCCAGCACGAGCCGCAACGCCTCCCGGGCGTCGGCGTAGTCCTCGATGACGAGCACGTGGCGCGTCGGCCAGGCGACCGGCCCTTCTGCCGCGCGACCCGGCCGGTCCGGCGCCCGGATCGGCAGCCGGATCACGAACTCGCTGCCCTGCCCGGAGCCCGGGCTGTGGGCAGAGATGGAGCCCTCGTGCTGCTCGACCAGGCTTCGCGCCAGGGCCAGCCCCAGCCCGAGCCCGCCGCCGGGGCGGTCGACGGAGCGGGGCCCCTGGGCGAAGACGTCGAAGACGCGCGGCAGCAGCTCGGGCGGGATTCCGGCCCCTTCGTCCTGGACGCGCACGACCGCCTCGCCGCGCTCCCGGTCTACCTGCAGGCGAATCGCGCCTCCAGCCACCGTGTACTTGGCCGCGTTGTCGAGGAGGTGCCCGATGGCTTGCTCGAGCCGGACGGGATCGCCGTTCACCATGGCTGGCTCCGGGCCGAGCACCAGCGCGATGTCGTGGTCCCCCAGCCTCCCGGTCACGTGGAACGCCTCCAGGCACTGGCGGGCCACGTCCCGCACGTCGACCGGCTCGCGCCGGAGCACGAACGTGCCGGAGCGGATGCGGGAGACGTCCAGGAGGTCGTCCACCAGCCGGGCGAGCTGCCGGGCCTGCCGCTCGATGATGGCGCGTAGTCGCGCGGAATCGGGATCCCGGGACGCGGTCTGGTTCAGGACGTGCAGGGCATTCAGGATCGGCGCCAGCGGATTGCGGAGCTCGTGCGAGAGCATCGCCAGGAACTCGTCCTTGGTCCGGTTGGCGGCCTCCGCGTCGCGGCGCGCCGCTCGCTCGGCCTCGAACAGTCGCGCGTGATCGATGGCGAGGGCGGCGCGGTCGGCGACCAGCTGGAGCAGATGGGCGTCGTCCGGGCTGAATCGGCGGGGGCGAACGGTGCCCACCCGGACGATGCCGATGACCCGGTCGCCCACCCCGAGGGGGGCGCCGATGAGGGACCGCACGCCCCTCTCGCGCAGCACGGGGTCGATCACGTCCGACTGATCGAGGTCGGTCACGGTCACGACCCGCCGCTCGGCCGCGACCCGACCGGTAAACCCCTGGCCGAGGGGCAGGCGGAGGGGCTGCGTCACGGACTCTTCCAGCCCGTGCGTGGCCCGCGCCACCAGGGTCTCCCCGCTCGCGTCGACCAGCAGGATGGCGGCCGTGTCGGCGACGAGTAGCTCCCGGATGCGCCGCAGCAACTCGGCCAGAAGGCTGTCGAGGCCGAGATGAGCGAGGGCGGCGTCGGTCACGGCCTGGAGCCGCTGGGCCAGCTCGACCTGCGTCTCGGCCTCGACCCGGGCCACCTGCGCCTCCTCGAGGCGCCGGGCCCGTCCCTCCTCGGCGCGGTGGCGCTCGATGGCCATGCCGAACACGTGGCTCACGGCCAGCAGGAAGTGTCGGTCGTCGGCGCTGAAGCTCCGCCGCCGGCCGGTATGGACGGCCAGGATCCCGAACGGCTGGTCGAGCCCCCGAATGGCGACGCTGAGGCCGCTCACGACGCCGTGCTGGATCAGACGAGGCGGAGCGCCGAAGCGGGTTTCGAGGTCCAGCTCCTCGACCGCCACCGGCTCGGCGGCTGCCAGGACGTGAGCCGCCAGCGAATCCGGGGCGGTCCGATCCGTGGTCTGTCCGACGGCGCCGTGGCGCCATCCCACGCCCGCGCGCAGGAGGAGGGTGGCGCCGTCCGGCTGGAGCTCGAGGACCTCGCAATACTCCACGCCCAGGGTCTGGGCCACCTGGCCGACCGCCTCCTCGATCAGGGGAACCAGGGCGATTCCCTCCAGGGCGCGCTGGCCGAGCTCGGCCACGATCGCCTGTTGCTGCTCGCTTACCTTCATGGTCTCGAAGAGCTTGGCGCGATCGATCGCCAGCGCGGCACGGTCGGCCACCAGCTGGAGCAAGTGCGCGGCGTCCCGCGTGAACCGTCGCGGCTCGCGCGTCCCGACCTCGAGGACGCCGATCACGCGGCCTTCGACCAGGAGGGGCGCCCCCAGGAGCGAGCGGACGCCCCCTTCCGTCAAGGCGGGGCTTCCGGGATCGGCGGTCGCCAGGTCCTCGACGATGACGGGCTCCCGGCTCTGGGCGATACGGCTCGTGACGCCTTCCCCGACGCGCAGCCGGAGACCTCGCTCCACCTGCTCCTCGAGCCCGTGGGCCGCCCGCAGGACGAAGTGCTGGCCGTCATCCGAGAGGAGCAGGATGCGGGCGGCGTCGGAGTCGAGGATCTGGGTGATGCGGCTCAGGAGCTCGCGCAGCAGGTCGTCCAGCGCGAGATGGGCGAGAGCAGTGTCGGTGATGGCCTGCAGTCGCCAGAGACGCTCGGCGACCGCGCGGGTACCTCCCGGAGGTTTGGGGCTGGAGCCCATCGTGTCGACCTACAGGGGAGACATTATCAAGAGGAGTACCCGCGCCGTCAACCGCTCGTTTTGCCCCCCTTGACGCGGCCGTGTA
This window contains:
- a CDS encoding GAF domain-containing protein: MGSSPKPPGGTRAVAERLWRLQAITDTALAHLALDDLLRELLSRITQILDSDAARILLLSDDGQHFVLRAAHGLEEQVERGLRLRVGEGVTSRIAQSREPVIVEDLATADPGSPALTEGGVRSLLGAPLLVEGRVIGVLEVGTREPRRFTRDAAHLLQLVADRAALAIDRAKLFETMKVSEQQQAIVAELGQRALEGIALVPLIEEAVGQVAQTLGVEYCEVLELQPDGATLLLRAGVGWRHGAVGQTTDRTAPDSLAAHVLAAAEPVAVEELDLETRFGAPPRLIQHGVVSGLSVAIRGLDQPFGILAVHTGRRRSFSADDRHFLLAVSHVFGMAIERHRAEEGRARRLEEAQVARVEAETQVELAQRLQAVTDAALAHLGLDSLLAELLRRIRELLVADTAAILLVDASGETLVARATHGLEESVTQPLRLPLGQGFTGRVAAERRVVTVTDLDQSDVIDPVLRERGVRSLIGAPLGVGDRVIGIVRVGTVRPRRFSPDDAHLLQLVADRAALAIDHARLFEAERAARRDAEAANRTKDEFLAMLSHELRNPLAPILNALHVLNQTASRDPDSARLRAIIERQARQLARLVDDLLDVSRIRSGTFVLRREPVDVRDVARQCLEAFHVTGRLGDHDIALVLGPEPAMVNGDPVRLEQAIGHLLDNAAKYTVAGGAIRLQVDRERGEAVVRVQDEGAGIPPELLPRVFDVFAQGPRSVDRPGGGLGLGLALARSLVEQHEGSISAHSPGSGQGSEFVIRLPIRAPDRPGRAAEGPVAWPTRHVLVIEDYADAREALRLVLELGGHRVEVAEDGVRGLELACRSRPEFALIDIGLPGLDGYEVARRLRATPEGQRMYLIALTGYGQPADRRRALEAGFDTHLVKPVDPAELASILGAFVPPRG
- a CDS encoding ABC transporter permease — encoded protein: IRPGLIAGATFSLIISFDEFTVSLFLTGPGLMTLPLEIYNYTEYTIDPTIAAISTLLIVLSVAVIVAIERCLGFERHFQL
- a CDS encoding extracellular solute-binding protein — protein: MSEHVEKEHLLRCFGHDVARRQVLKSLIAAGAGLGALTAFAERLASAAAADAAELTIFAWPGLVPDILKERSVAPFHKAYPQVKVNLDISTNAVMYPKMLAARNNPVISGGMFNDIFVQRGIVDGLWVKPNDEYMPNKKAIPSELMPPGGHGVVFQFTPFGIMYNPDRVEKPKSWADLWDPRYKGRVEMWDSYFDAYIAAAVMNGKGPSVEEGIKLWTSHKQNIGAWTTSPTKAEDDVSRGEMWLAPHWGSWAEQARSTGKKVAFTIPKEGAVQWGGHMVTVSGFPPKVTELTQRYLDTWNSEDCQLGWVTKGFFGPANRSVKIPPELLKLEAMMTAEDAAKKLIRYDVKAVGEKIPRLKAMIDQTLKV
- a CDS encoding ABC transporter ATP-binding protein encodes the protein MTEPVDVHLERVSKRFGPVAAVDDVSLEVRQGEVLALLGPSGCGKTTTLRIVAGFEDPDTGAVRIRGTVVNDIPTYRRNLGMVFQHYALFPHMSVFDNVAFGLRMRGVGRGDVRRRVSEAMTLVRLEGLEERFPSQLSGGQQQRVALARAVVTKPAVLLLDEPLGALDKKLREQMQVEIRALQREVGITTIFVTHDQEEALTLADRIAVMERGAIVQIGTPTEIYERPRSRFVSDFIGISNFLAGRIVARGAEALTVELPAALRLQAAGVDGLAVGDPVELAIRPEKIRLAAAPLPAANCVAGQVEHLVYLGAVTYYYLRIAGEVRLVVMEQNQTARPERPPYPVGTTVYAGWDTESTVPLKQPA